The following DNA comes from Ruficoccus amylovorans.
TGCTCCAGCTTGTCGTGGAGCTGGGCGGCCTCGGGTTGTTCCCCTGTGGCCTCCATGCGCTGGAAAAAGACTTTCAGGTAGTCACTGACGGCTACCGGATCGACATGGTAGATGACGCCCGCGTTACCCGTGGCGGGCACGAAGCGTGCCACCGAGACCTCACCGCCCGCCGGGGCCGAGAGCAGGGCGGCTTCGGGGGTGTCGGGCCAGGCGACCTGGCGCGTGCCGACCTGAAAGCGCTCGGTGTCGAGGTTGATCCCGAAAAGTGAGGACTGGACGTTCTCCATGAAGGCGAGGGCCAGGGCCAGCCCCTGCTGGTCGCTTCCGGCCTTTGAGCCGCTGAGGCTTTGGCGCATGCGCTGCATATCCTCGCGTGAGCGCGTGACCTCGAATTCAAAGTCGAAGACGCGCTTTTTACGCACGAGTTGGAGGATTCCTTCAATGTTGTTGGCATTAACGTAGTGCAGGGAAGCCTGATCGGGCGCGATCACAGTCCACCCGCCGACTTCCTTCACCGCCATGCCGCCGACCTGCTGGATCTTGGCGGGGACAGAGCTTCCGGCGGAGAATTTCGTCACCAGCGCGTAGGCTATGTCGCCGGGCAGGCCCGTCTCGAAGCCCACCAGCCCGGAATTCTCGGTGCGCGAAGCCCCCGGAAAGGTTGGGTAGCCGATCTGCCCGAGCGTGAACAGCGTCAGGAATTGCAGGGTCTGATTGGTGTCGGTGGCGTAGCCGAAGGCGTTGATCTTCTCCGGCAGGGAGGGCAGGGGGGGGAGCCGCAGCACGCCGAAGGGCTTCGGGGCGGATTGTGCGCCGAGGGCAAGGGTTCCCAGCAGCAGCATCAGGAACGCCGGGCGGGTACGGGAGAGAAAATTAAGGGAAAACATATGCGTTGTGGCCATAACACCGGCTCATACCGATGACAACGGCGAATTCTTTCGTCCTGCACCCCGGAGAAGGGTTCCTTTTTTTCTCTGCCCTGGCCTTCCACTGTCGAGGAGGGCGAGCCAGGCCGGAGGCCCTCATGCGGTGGGGAATCGCTGCGGGTGGAGGGGGAGGTCAGAAAGGGTTTTTTGCCGATTTAAGCGCCCCGATCACGTCCAAACCCGGGGCTTGCATGCCCGTGCGTGTGCATCATGGCTTGACAATCCGCCCGCCAGGGAGGAAGCAAGCACCTTGGATTTTTCAAGTTTAGTGGGTCTTTCTCAGCTTTCCGGCAGACGGAACGCCCTACGTGCAGCGATTAATCCCACACCGGGGGGCGACCTGAACACGCTTGCCCGCCGCGGCTGATTGCCTTTCACTTCCTGTTCAACCTGACGTATTAATGTATCTTCAAGCTCTCGCCAATCGCGTCCCGCCGACCGCCTACACCCAGAAAGAGTGCTGGGAAATGCTCCAGCCGACCGAGCCTTTCAAGCAGCTCCTGCCCCGCTCCAGATACATCCTGGAGAAAGTCCTCATCAGTGGAGCCAGCGGGATCGAAAAGCGCCATCTGGCCGTTCCGGACATCCAGAATGTTTTCAAGAAGGACGCCGGGCAACTGAACCGTGAGTTTGAACGCGAGGCCCCGCTGCTCGCCGCCGACGCCCTGACCGACGCGCTCGAACAGGCAAGCCTCAAGCCAGACGAACTCGACGCCCTCATCGTGTGCACCTGCACCGGGTACATCTGCCCCGGCATCACCAGCTACGTGGCCGAGCGCCTGAACATGCGCCGGGACACCTACCTGCAGGACATCGTCGGCCTGGGCTGCGGTGCTGCCGTCCCCACGCTGCGCGCCGCCGAGGGTCTCATCGCCGCCAACCCCGGCATGAAGGTTGGTGTCATCGCAGTGGAAATCTGCTCGGCCGCCTTTTACCTCGACGACGACCCCGGCGTGCTCGTCTCGCTCTGTCTTTTTGGCGATGGCGCATCGGCCAGCATCTGGACTGACAAGCCCGGTCCCACCGGCCTCCAGGCCCGTAATTTCGATACCGTCCACCTCCCCGAGGACCGCGAACTGCTGCGCTTCGAGAACAAGGATGGCAAGCTGCGCAACAAGCTGCACCTCTCCGTCCCGCAAAAAGCCGGGATCGCGGTCGAAGGGCTTTTCCGTAAGCAGGACCCTTCCCAGATCGCTCACGTGCTCTCCCATGCCGGAGGCCGCGACGTGCTTGTGGCCGTGGCCAAGAAGCTCAAAAACTACGAACTGCATGAGGCCGAAGTCGTCCTGGCCAACTACGGTAACATGAGTAGCCCGTCCGTCCTTTTCGCGCTCGACGAGTACCTCAAGGGCGACAACGCCCCGCTCGACGGCAAGGACCTCTGGCTGACCAGCTTCGGGGCCGGTTTCGCTGCCCACTCCTTCCGGCTGGGGCTGTGAAATCGCGGTAAAACCGCGATTTCAGTTTGAGAGTTTGAGCGTTTAAAGGTTTGAGAGTTGGTCAAAGGGCTTTGTCACTGTTTAGAGCGTTTCAAATAAAGTCGTAGCCGTCACAAAATGGCCGAATGGCTAAATGATTAAATGGTTAATTGTTATTTCCTACGTTCGGAATCCAACAATTAACAATTAGCCATTTAGCTATTCAAAGTTTGTGGCTACAGTAATTTTTGAAACGCTCTAAAGTGGTTTATTGCGATGAGGTTGAGGCTTCAATCTTGGCAGCCCCGCTTAAAACTCTTAAACTTTCAAACTCTTAAACTTTCAAACGTATATTTATGAGCAAGGAACTCGAAGAAGGCTCCGTCCTGAGCCTGGATTTTACGAAGCTGAAAAAGGTCGCCGACTGCGGCGCGGACGTGATGCCCGCTGTCGCGCAGGATGTGGACACCGGTGAGGTGCTTATCCTCGGCTATGCCAACCAGCTCGCGCTCGACACCGCCCGGGCCGAAGGTATGGCCACTTTCTGGAGCACATCCCGCAACGAGCTGTGGATCAAGGGCAAGACTTCGGGGGACTACCTCGAAATCGTCGAGATCCGCGTCAACTGCGAGCAGAATTCCCTGCTCTACCTCGTCCGCCCGAAGGGCAAGGGCGCCTGCCACACCAAGGACAGCTCCGGCACGGCCCGCTCCGGCTGCTACTATCGTCGTCTCAAGGCCGACGGCACGCTCGAATTTGTCACGGGTAAGGAGTAACCGGCTGGCCCGGCTCTCTCCGGGCTGACTGTGTATGCCGGGAAAGTCTGCGCCGCCTCACC
Coding sequences within:
- a CDS encoding type III polyketide synthase, whose amino-acid sequence is MYLQALANRVPPTAYTQKECWEMLQPTEPFKQLLPRSRYILEKVLISGASGIEKRHLAVPDIQNVFKKDAGQLNREFEREAPLLAADALTDALEQASLKPDELDALIVCTCTGYICPGITSYVAERLNMRRDTYLQDIVGLGCGAAVPTLRAAEGLIAANPGMKVGVIAVEICSAAFYLDDDPGVLVSLCLFGDGASASIWTDKPGPTGLQARNFDTVHLPEDRELLRFENKDGKLRNKLHLSVPQKAGIAVEGLFRKQDPSQIAHVLSHAGGRDVLVAVAKKLKNYELHEAEVVLANYGNMSSPSVLFALDEYLKGDNAPLDGKDLWLTSFGAGFAAHSFRLGL
- a CDS encoding phosphoribosyl-AMP cyclohydrolase, with amino-acid sequence MSKELEEGSVLSLDFTKLKKVADCGADVMPAVAQDVDTGEVLILGYANQLALDTARAEGMATFWSTSRNELWIKGKTSGDYLEIVEIRVNCEQNSLLYLVRPKGKGACHTKDSSGTARSGCYYRRLKADGTLEFVTGKE